A stretch of Drosophila willistoni isolate 14030-0811.24 unplaced genomic scaffold, UCI_dwil_1.1 Seg502, whole genome shotgun sequence DNA encodes these proteins:
- the LOC124461492 gene encoding leucine-rich repeat protein 1-like — protein sequence MEGKDVINLRLNTVTAMAQKSKLQTKMAINRHSDYPIKVFPRYLQSLTIDNTQLVKLSYHICSLRNLTHLDVSNNKLRKLPVELGRLHLSKLVLHDNNLDEMDDWSFLNGSKLRDSLRELDLSANDLTCLPLPVVKCHKLVNLNLNYNNLTHLPFAIRRLRRLRSLYVSENKLKSLPAAIDDLRIEILDVWRNSFKGLNVLEAHRLAFASDADGASTHSPEPLWLQAVA from the exons ATGGAAGGCAAGGATGTCATCAATTTGAGACTAAATACAGTCACTGCCATGGCACAAAAATCAAAGTTACAGACGAAAATGGCTATAAATCGTCACAGTGACTATCCCATCAAGGtctttcctcgatatctaCAATCCCTAACAATAGACAATACGCAATTGGTTAAATTGAGCTATCATATATGCTCCTTACGGAATCTAACCCACCTGGATGTATCCAACAATAAGTTGCGTAAG TTACCTGTTGAACTGGGGAGATTACACTTGAGCAAGCTCGTCCTCCATGACAATAATCTGGATGAAATGGacgattggtcatttctaaaTGGCAGCAAATTACGAGACTCCCTGCGCGAATTGGATTTATCGGCCAACGATTTGACATGTTTGCCTTTGCCTGTGGTCAAGTGCCACAAATTGGTTAACTTGAATCTCAATTACAATAATTTGACTCATCTACCCTTTGCCATACGTCGCCTGAGAAGATTACGCTCGCTTTACGTGTcggaaaacaaattaaaatccCTGCCAGCTGCCATAGATGATTTACGTATTGAAATCTTGGATGTTTGGCGTAATTCATTCAAGGGTCTCAATGTCTTGGAGGCTCATCGCCTGGCCTTTGCTTCCGATGCGGACGGAGCTTCAACTCATTCGCCTGAACCTCTCTGGCTTCAAGCTGTGGCCTAA